In one Culex quinquefasciatus strain JHB chromosome 2, VPISU_Cqui_1.0_pri_paternal, whole genome shotgun sequence genomic region, the following are encoded:
- the LOC6044356 gene encoding respirasome Complex Assembly Factor 1, with product MATKPVQNKTKSAKSGSASGSSFKEIWDRALKPNSEWAEKDDFLDVIYWSRQIIGILIGVVMGIVPLKGFIALALFALINCGIVYLYSTSYQSVDEEAYGGIWEIIKEGFMTSFACFLVTWIIFYTGIHFDSVTTAKMQ from the coding sequence atggcCACCAAACCCGTACAAAACAAGACCAAATCGGCCAAATCTGGCAGCGCCAGCGGCAGCAGCTTTAAGGAAATCTGGGACCGGGCACTGAAGCCAAACTCGGAATGGGCGGAGAAGGACGACTTCCTGGATGTGATCTACTGGTCCCGGCAGATCATCGGCATCCTGATTGGCGTCGTGATGGGCATCGTTCCGCTGAAGGGCTTCATCGCGTTGGCCCTGTTTGCGTTGATAAACTGCGGCATCGTGTACCTGTACTCGACCAGCTATCAGTCGGTTGACGAGGAAGCCTACGGCGGAATCTGGGAAATCATCAAGGAGGGATTCATGACGTCGTTTGCGTGCTTCCTGGTGACGTGGATCATATTTTACACCGGAATACACTTTGACTCGGTAACGACGGCCAAGATGCAATGA